In Nerophis ophidion isolate RoL-2023_Sa linkage group LG02, RoL_Noph_v1.0, whole genome shotgun sequence, one DNA window encodes the following:
- the tarbp2 gene encoding RISC-loading complex subunit tarbp2 isoform X2, giving the protein MSPRKCFFGCEGKVNLFAFPKVEGIKKKWLTLLFPEQQKKNSSAFVCLRHFTRDCFVNMGQFEAGLAGKLLLKDDAFPTILGRMEESEEKATTSQILTCPQHRHTRCPKKFASTESRGTQFSPHMVSVGTYMWLCPSKRSMATQLSYSTLQRVRSKGTQVTISDLSVGTSTKQLDTAPRFFPTPGVPPVKRPHIKLEESEDEDQDNEETLLPHALKYESGDSITESSEISGEESNMEHNDRKYLVFESCLMDLFQTCPVCNRDCQVQSQRLGTYVAFTQLCLHCQYTRKWQSQPLRGSTPVENLQLSAAFNSADGSCNRMDKIVKTEFPDVIT; this is encoded by the exons ATGTCCCCAAGAAAATGTTTCTTCGGCTGTGAGGGAAAGGTCAATTTGTTTGCCTTTCCCAAAGTGGAAGGCATCAAGAAGAAGTGGTTGACACTGCTTTTCCCCGAACAGCAGAAGAAAAATAGCTCGGCGTTCGTCTGTTTACGGCACTTTACCCGCGACTGTTTTGTCAACATGGGCCAGTTCGAGGCGGGATTAGCCGGCAAATTGCTGCTGAAAGACGACGCTTTCCCCACCATACTCGGCCGAATGGAAGAATCGGAAGAAAAAGCT ACTACGTCACAGATCCTGACATGCCCACAACACAGACACACCAGATGCCCTAAGAAATTTGCATCTACTGAATCTCGCGGAACACAGTTCAGCCCTCATATGGTATCTGTTGGCACATATATGTGGTTGTGTCCGTCGAAGAGAAGTATGGCCACGCAGCTGTCCTACAGTACGCTGCAACGCGTGAGAAGCAAAG GGACCCAGGTCACCATTTCAGATTTGAGTGTTGGCACATCGACCAAACAGCTGGACACGGCGCCACGTTTTTTTCCCACGCCA GGGGTTCCACCAGTTAAGAGACCACACATTAAATTAGAAGAGAGCGAGGACGAGGATCAAGACAATGAAGAAACTCTTCTTCCACACGCCTTAAAGTACGAATCCGGTGACTCCATTACAGAGTCGTCTGAAATTAG TGGAGAAGAGTCGAACATGGAACACAATGACAGAAAGTACCTGGTGTTTGAGAGCTGTCTGATGGATCTCTTCCAAACATGTCCGGTGTGCAACCGGGACTGTCAGGTGCAGTCTCAGAGACTAGGGACATATGTGGCCTTTACTCAGCTTTGCCTCCACTGCCAGTACACCAGAAAATGGCAGAGCCAACCGTTGAGAGGAAGCACTCCTGTGGAAAACCTCCAATTGTCTGCAGCTTTTAATAGTGCTGACGGATCCTGCAATCGGATGGACAAG ATAGTCAAAACGGAATTTCCAGATGTGATAACATGA